The Mesorhizobium opportunistum WSM2075 DNA window GGTCTTCACCGTGGTGTAGAACTCCATGGCATAGCGGCCCTGTTCGCGCGGGCCGAAACTCGAGCCCTTGCGGCCGCCGAAGGGAACATGAAAGTCGACGCCCGCCGTCGGCAGGTTGACCATCACCATGCCGGCTTCGGAGTTGCGCTTGAAGTGGGTGGCGTGCTTGAGGCTCGACGTGCAGATGCCCGACGTCAGCCCGAAAGGCGTGTCGTTGGCGACGGCAAGCGCCTCGTCATAATCCTTGACACGGATGACGCTGGCGACAGGGCCAAAGATCTCCTCGCGCGAAGAGCGCATGGCATTGGTGGCCTCGGTCAGCAGCGCCGGGCGCAGGAAGAAGCCTGGCGTCTTGCGGTCGAGCCGTTCGCCGCCGAAGGCAAGGGTCGCGCCTTCCCTGACACCGATGGCGATGTAGTCCTCGTCCTGCTTCAACTGAGTAGCGTCGACGACCGGGCCGATCTGCGTCTGCGCGTCGAGCGCATCGCCGATGACCAGCTTGCCCATGCGGTCCTTGAGCGCGTCGACGAAACGGTCGTGGATGGCGTCGGTCACGATCAGCCTGGACGAGGCCGTGCAGCGCTGGCCGGTCGAGAAGAAGGCACCGTTGAGCGCGCAATCGACGGCGACCGCGAGATCGGCATCGTCGAGCACGACCAGCGGATTCTTGCCGCCCATTTCGAGCTGGAACTTGCGCATGTGCTCGACGCTGGCGGCGGCGACGCGTTTGCCCGTGCCGACCGAACCGGTGAAGGTGATGGCGTTGACATCGGGGCTGTCGAGCATGGCCTGGCCAACCACCGAGCCCTTGCCCATGACGAGGTTGAGCACGCCCTTGGGCAGGCCGGCGCGATGCAGGATGTCGACGATGGACCAGGCGCTTTCGGGAACGAGTTCCGCCGGCTTGAAGACGATGGTGTTGCCGTGGGCCAAAGCGGGCGCGATCTTCCAGGCCGGAATGGCGATCGGGAAATTCCACGGCGTGATGATACCAACCACGCCGACCGCTTCGCGGGTGATCTCGACGCCGACGCCCGGGCGCACGCTCGGCACCATCTCGCCGGACAGGCGCAATGTCTCGCCGGCGAAGAAGTCGAATATCTGGGCGGCGCGAATGGTCTCGCCAATGCCTTCGGCCAGCGTCTTGCCCTCCTCGCGCGCCAGATTGCGGCCGATCTCGTCCTTGCGGGCCATGATCTCGTCCGCGGTCTTCTTCAGCACCGCATGGCGTGCCAGCGGACCTGAGCGGGACCATGCCGGAAACGCCGCCTTGGCCGCGGCGATTGCCTGGCCGGCCTGTTCGACGCCAGCCGAGGCATACTCGCCGACGACGTCGCCGGTATCCGAGGGATTGATGTTGCGGGAGCCGGCGTCGCCGACCCACTCGCCATCGATGAGGTTCTTGCGAAATACGTTCATGATCTTGCCTTCCTTGCCTTGGCTGCTGGCTTGGCTGCCGGCCGCGGGGCGGCATCCGTCTGAATTGGTATTTGCCAGACAATTGCCTTGCGGGAAAGCACGCACTGGCCGAGACGCCGCGACAAAAATGCCCAAGCTTGTCTCCGCGCCGATGGTGCGGTGCATTCCGAAAACCAACCCGGCTAATATCCACGCGGCGTCATTCAGACCGGAATGAATCGCCCTGTACAGTAGTGTCCATGACCTTGATTTGGCCTGTGCGGCGTGTCATGCGTCGTGCGATGGCAGCACTCGAAACGACGATCCAACGCACCGGCGCCACCGGCAACGTCAAGGCCACTCGCGAAGACTGGCTGAAGCTTGCGCTTGAAACACTGATCTCTGATGGTGTCGAGCGCGTCCGCGTGCTGACGCTGGGCCAGCAGCTCGACGTCTCGCGCTCGAGCTTCTACTGGTATTTCAAGAGCCGGCAGGATCTTCTCGACCAACTGCTGGATCATTGGCGGCAGACCAACACGAAATTCATCGTCGAGCGCGCCAGGCGGCCTTCCGCCACCGTGGTCCGCGGGGTGATGAGCATCTTCGAATGCTGGGTCGACGAAAGGCTGTTCGATCCCCGACTGGATTTCGCGATCCGGGCCTGGGCGCGTCGTTCGCCAGCAATCCGGCGCGCGCTCGACGAGGCCGACGAGGAACGCGTCAACGCCATCCGCGACATGTTCATGCGCCATGGTTATGACGAGGAGGACGCATTCGTTCGTGCCCGCATCCTCTATTTCATGCAGATCGGCTATTACTCGCTCGAACTCGACGAGCCGATGAGCAGCCGCCTGCCTCACGTCGCTTCATACTTGCGCAGCTTTACCGGCCAGGAACCCACGACCGCAGACGTCGAGGATTTCTCGCGCTATGTGGTGGAGACGATGGCACGCAAAGGTTAGCACCAGCCGTCGTGCGCAAAGCGATACCGAACTAGACATATATGTACAATGCGACTACGCTTTCCTGAGAAATCAGGCTTGTCCGCCGCACCATGACCAGACGCTATTCCGCATTATCGCTCTTCAAGGAAGGCCTGGCCGGCCAGACCGGCTGGAAGCAGGCTTGGCGCTCGCCCGAGCCGAAGCCGGCCTATGACGTGATCGTCATCGGCGGCGGCGGCCACGGGCTGGCGACGGCCTATTACCTGGCCAAGAACCACAACATCGCCCGAGTGGCCGTGCTGGAGAAAGGCTGGATCGGCGGCGGCAACACCGGCCGCAACACCACCGTGGTGCGCTCCAACTACTACTATCCGGAAAGCGTCGAACTCTACGGGCTGGCGCACCGGCTCTATGAGGGCCTGTCGAAGGATTTGAACTACAACGTCATGCTGTCGCAGCGCGGCATGGTCAATCTCTGCCACTCGACGGCCGAGATGGAGATCGGCGCGCGCACCGTCAACGCCATGCAGATCAACGGTATCGATGCCGAGCTGTTCTCGCCTAAGGATGTCCGGCGCGTAGCGCCGATATACAATTTCTCGGCCGATGCGCGTTTCCCCGTGTTCGGCGGCATCTGGCAAGGCCGGGCCGGCACGGCGCGTCATGACGCGGTTGCCTGGGGCTATGCGCGCGCCGGGAGCCGGCTTGGCGTCGATATCATCCAGAACTGCGAGATCACCGATTTCATCATCGAAGGCGGCCACTGCCGCGGTGTCCAGACGACACGTGGCGTCATCCGTGCCGAGCGCATCGGCATGGCGGTGGCCGGGCATTCCTCGGTGCTGGCGGCCAAGGCCGGGTTCCGGCTGCCTGTTAATTCCTATGCACTACAGGCCTGCGTTTCCGAGCCGGTCAAGCCGATCCTCGACACCGTGGTGCTGTCGCCCGGCTGCGGCGTCTATGTCAGCCAGTCGGACAAGGGCGAGATCGTCATCGGCGGCGGGCTCGACCGCATCCCGTCCTATGCGCAGCGCGGCAATCTGCCGACGCTGGAAACGGTGATTGCCGGCGTCTTGGAAATGTTCCCGATCTTCGGCCAGTTGAAGCTGATGCGGCAGTGGGCGGGGATCGTTGACGTCGTGCCGGATTCTTCACCGATCATCGGCGAAACGCCGCTGCCCAATTTGTTCCTCAATTGCGGCTGGGGCACCGGCGGCTTCAAGGCCATTCCGGCCGGCGGCACGCTGCTGGCAAACTTGCTGGCGACCGGTAAGCACAACGACATCAGCCGTCCGTTCGACCTCGACCGCTTCGCCGGCGGACGGTTGATCGACGAGGCGGCCGGCTCCGGCATCGCGCATTAGAGGCAATCATGCAGCTTTTCCCTTGCCCATTCTGCGGCCCGCGCGACGAGACCGAATTCCACTATGGCGGCGATGCCGGCAATGTCCGGCCGGATGGTGCCGAGGTGCCGATCGAGCGCTGGGCCGATTACCTCTATTTGCGCGGCAATCCGAAGGGCACGGCGCGCGAGATCTGGGTTCACATGACTTGCGGCGAGTTCTTCGTTATGGAACGTGACACCGTCACCCACAAGGTGCTGTCCTCGGCCGCGCTTGGCGGGGAGCAGGCGGCGTGACCGCCTCGCGTCTTGCCACCGGCGGCAGCGCCATCGACCGCTCGCGCCCGATCCGCTTCAGCTTCGACGGCACGACCGTGCAGGGCTTTGCCGGCGACACCATCGCCTCGGCGCTGCTGGCCGGTGATGTCGCGGTGGTCGGCCGCAGCTTCAAGTATCATAGGCCACGCGGCATCTGGGGTGCGGGCGTCGAAGAGCCGAACGCGCTGGTCGATGTCGGCGGCGCGACGCCGAACACGCGGGCCACGACCGAGCCGGCGCGCGACGGGCTGGTGGCGAAAAGCGTCAACGCGACGCCCAATGCGCTGGTCGACCGCAACGCTTTTCTCGATCGCTTTTCGCGCTTCATTCCGGCGGCGTTCTACTACAAGACCTTCATGTGGCCGGACTGGCACATGTTCGAGCCGCGCATCCGTGCCATGGCCGGATTGGGCAAGGTCGACGCCGGCTGGGCCTCGCCGGGCCTATCGGACCAGATCAACCATCACTGCGACGTGCTGGTGGTGGGCGCCGGACCGGCAGGACTGGCGGCGGCCAAGCTGGCCGCGGGGGCGGATCAATCCGTGGTGCTTGTCGATGACCAACTCCGAGCTGGGGGATCGCTCGGCCATCGCGCCGGCGAGGTCGATGGGAAATCGGCGACTGAGTGGGTCGATGAGACGGTTGCGAACCTAGCTGCCAACGGCCACCTGATCCTGCCCTGGACCACCGCCTTCGGCATTTACGACCACAATCTGGTCGGGCTGAACCAGCGCCATCTCGACGGTCGGTCGGACACGCTGTGGCGGGTCAGGCCGCGCCGGATCGTGCTGGCGACCGGCGCCATCGAGCGACCGCTGCCCTTCGCCAACAATGACCTGCCGGGCATCCTGTCGGCCGATGCGGCGCTCGCCTATCTCAGGCGCCATGCGGTGCTGGTCGGCCGGCGCATCGTTGTCGCGACCAACAATGATAGCGCCTACGAGGTTGCCGAGGCAGTCGCGGAGGCCGGCGCCGACGTCACGCTTGTCGACATCAGGCGCGACGGCATGCCCGCCGCGCCCGTCAATGCGCGGGTGCTCAAAGGGCGGGCGCTTGCCTCGGCACGCGGCAAGCTTCGCGTCGAAGGCGTGACGCTCGACGACGGCAGCAGGCTCGATGCCGATTGCGTGCTGGTCTCGGGCGGCTGGACGCCGACCATTCATCTGTTCGGTCAGGCCAGGGGCAAGCTCGCCTGGAGCGAGGCGCGCGCCGCCTTCCTGCCGGGCGACCCGGTCGACGGCATTTCCGTCGTCGGGGCAGCCGCTGGCGCGGTTTGCCTGTCGGATGTGTTCGCCGGCGTCGCGGACGCCTTCCCGGGCAAGGGAAGTGCTGCAACACCGCGCAGCACCGGACCAGAGGCGACTGGCGGCATAGTAGCGGCATGGCCGATGCCGGGCTCGAAAGGGCGCATCTGGATCGACTACCAGAACGACGTGACGGTGAAGGACGTCGAACTGGCGGCACGCGAAAACTTCGTTTCGGTAGAACACCTCAAGCGCTACACCACGCTCGGCATGGCGACGGACCAGGGCAAGACCTCCAACCTGCCCGGGCTGGCGCTGATGGCAGGCATTACCGGCCGCACGGTGCCGGAGGTCGGCACCACCACGTATCGCCCGCCGTTCACGCCGGTGCCGCTGGCAAGCTTTGCTGGCGCGCGCGTTGGCGAGCTGATGGCGCCGGTGCGCCGGCTTCCGCTAGAAAACGTCCACCGTGCCAGCGGCGCCGTCTTCCAGGAATATGGCGGCTGGCTGCGCCCGGCCCATTATGGCGGCCGCGACGCCGATGCGGATCGCGCCATCCAGGATGAGGCGCGGCGTGCCCGCCAGTCGGTGGCATTGTTCGACGGTTCGACGCTCGGCAAGATCGAGGTGATCGGACCGCAGGCGGCTGCGTTCGTCGACTTCCTCTATTACAACACCATGTCGACGCTGAAGCCCGGCCGCTGCCGCTACGGCTTCATGCTGTCGGAGAACGGCGTGGTCTTCGATGACGGCGTGCTGGTGCGGCTGGACGAGCATCGGTTCGTCATCTCGTGCTCGTCCTCGCATGTTGCCGCCGTGCACGCCCGGCTGGAGGAATGGCGCCAGGACCGTTTCGGCCGCGACGCCGTCTACATCCACAACGCCACATCGGAAATGGCGACGCTGACCGTTTCGGGTCCGAACGCACGAAAGCTGCTCGAAAGACTGAAGCTCGGCCTTTCGCTCGACGATGCCGACCTGCCGCATATGGCGGTCGGCCATGGCCGCTATGGCGGCGACCAGGTTCGCATCGCCCGTGTCAGCTTCACCGGCGACAGAAGCTACGAAATCTCGATCCGAGCCGATCGCGCCGAACCGCTATGGGCGCATCTGCGTCAAGCCGGCCAAGCGCTCGATGCCGTCGTCATCGGCCTCGAAGCGCTGATGATCCTGCGGGCCGAGAAAGGCTTCATCGTCATCGGCAAGGACACTGACGGCACCACGCTGCCGCACGACCTCGGCAGCGAAGGGCCCCGCGCCAAGCGCAAGACCGAATATGTCGGCCGCCGCTCGCTGTTCACCGAGGAGGCGTCGCGAGGCAACCGTTTGCAGCTTGTCGGCTTGACGGTGCCGTCAGGCGAAGCCCCATTGCCCACTGGCGCGCACGGCATCGACCGTCGCGATGGCAAGCTGAAAAGCCAGGGCTTTGTCACCTCGAGTTATCAGAGTCCGACGCTAGGTCGGCCGGTCGCGCTTGGCCTGATCGAGCGTGGCGCAACGCGTCATGGTGAGACGATCGAAATCCAGCATCTCGGCAAGATCAGGACGGCGACGATCGCCGCCGCTTGCGCCTTCGATCCGGCAGGAGACCGGCTCAATGCGTGATCTCGCGGAGAAATGGCCCATCGCGCCGGACTGGCCGGCGGCAATGATTACGACGCCTGGCCTGGCGGTGCGTACGGTCACGGGCCTCGACCAGATGCTGGTCAGCGGCGATCTCGATGCCTGGGCGCGTCTGTCCGGCGTGAAGGCGGAAGGCGTGGGCGCCTTTGGCGCGGCGCAAGGCGAGCGCTATGCCGCGCGGCTGGCCCGCGACCGGCTGCTCGTGGTGTCGAACGCACCGCTTGCCATCGCGGCGGGCTGGCACAAGGAAGGGTTCGCGGTGACGGAGATCAGCACCGGCCTGCAACTGTTCGAAATCGAAGGCGTGGGGCTCGATGCTTTCATCGCCCGTGGAACGACAATTGACCCCAGGCAGTCAAGTGCCAGTGCGACACTGTCCTTCGCCGGCGTCAGCGCCATCGTCTATCGCCATGGAAGCAAGCTGCGCATCCATGTCGACCGCGGTCTTGCCGCCTATCTCTGGACGTGGATGGAGCAGGCCGCAGGCCACGTCGCGGCTGGAAGCTAGCCAGCCATGATCACGCTCAGAGCGTGAACGACCAGAACAGGCAGGCCAGCATCGCGGCGGCGAAGACCACGAAGAACAGGCTGCGCAGCAGCACATTGCGGCGCAGCTCGTTCATGACGAAGTGACAGCCGACGACGGCGACGGCGAACAGGAACCGCCAGTTCAATAATGCCAGCAGGGCGCTGCCCTGTCCGAAGGCCCATCTGGCAAGAAGGCCGCCGACAATGGTGGCAAGCAGCACGATCACCGTCCAGAAGATCGCGTCGGCGGCATGGGTCAGCACGATGCTGGCCGCACGGATCGGCAGGATCATCATCAGCAGCGCGCTGAAGAAGTAGACGGCGGCCAGCGGAATGAACGTTCCGGCATCGGCAATGCCGTCGAGGCGCCTGACGCCGATCGCCCCATAGGGATAGCCGTGCCTGGCCACCGCCAGGCTCAACGCCATGAGCAAGGCGGTCAGCACCGCGACCAGCGCGAAGGATATGAGGGCTTTGCTCATGATGTTCCTGTCCCAGACGAATCAGACAGGAACGTTGTAGCCGGCGGTCGTAAACTGCGGGTAAGCGAGCTTACCCGGGACGCCGATTTCGACCTCTGCGCAAGCCGATGACGAGAGGCTATTCGGCGGCGACCCTGCCCGCCGAGCGGTTCGCCAGCACGAAGCCGACCTCGTCCACGGCCTGCGCGGCGCGCTTCAGGATCGCCTCGGAGCGCAGCACGCCGTCGGTGAAATCCTTGTCGGTGGCGTAGACGGCGGTCGGCAGGGTAAAGGCCTCGAAGAAGCCGAACAGCGGCCGCAGCTGATGCTCGACGATCAAGGCGTGGCGCTCGCCGCCGCCGGTCGCGGTCAAAAGGATGGGCTTGCCGCGCAACGCGGCTGGATCGATGAGGTCGAAGAAGTGCTTGAACAGGCCGGTGTAGCTGCCCTTGTAGGTCGGCGAACCGACCACCAGCACATCCGCGGAGAGGATCTGGGCCAGGATCGGTTGCGCCTGGCTGTCGAGGTCGCGTGCCCACCTTGCCGTGCCCAGCGATGGGCCGACATCCTCGATGTCATAGGTGCTGGCCGACAGGCCGTGGCGCGCGGCAATGTCCCTTGCGACGAAATCGACGAAGGCGCGTGTCTTTGACGGCCGGGTGATGTTGCCGGAAAAGCCGACGACTGTTGGATTTGACATGGCGGTGGGCCTCTTGATGGTCGAAGTTTTTACTAAAGCGGGCTTTCGCCCGCCGATGGAAATCAGCTCCAGGCGTGCAGCGGCGGATTTTCACCGTTGAGAAAATATTTGCCGAGGATCGAATACTTCCAGCGCACCGGATCGTGCAGCGTGTGCGTGCGGGCGTTGCGCCAATGACGGTCGAGATTGTGTTCGGCCAGCGTCGAGCGGGTGCCGGCGAGTTCGAACAGCTTGTTCGTCGCGGCAATGGCGATCTCGGTCGACAGGATCTTGGCCTCGGCGGTGACGATCTGCGCATGCGCGACCGTCTCGGCGGTCGGCTCGATCACGGCCCGGTCGATCGCATGGCCGGCCTTTTCGAGCAGCGCCTGTGCCGCGTGCAGGCGCAGCGTCAGGTCGCCGATCGCCTGGATGGTGTAGGGATCGTCCCAGGCATTGTCGACGCCGCTGTCGATCCAGGCGCGGCTCCTGGTCCTGACGAAGTGAACCGTCTCGTCGATCGCCGCCTGGGCGATGCCGGTGTCTACCGCCACCTGGATGATCTGGAAGATGGCGCCGTCGGCGGTCGGCCTGTCGTAGCCCTTGTAGCCGGGCACCAGAAAAGTCTTCGGCACCTTGACGTTGTCGATGATCACGGTGCCGGAGAGCGTCGTGCGCTGGCCGAAGCTCGACCAGTCGTCGATGACTGTCAGGCCGGGCGCGCCACGGTCGGCGATCGCATACCAGGCGCGGCCCTCGTCATCGAGCGCCACGATCGGCACCAGATGGGCGAGCAGCGCGCCGGAGGAATAGAATTTGCGGCCATTGACCACGACATGGTCGCCGGCATCGGTAAAGCGGGTCTCGAAATCGGCGGCACGCTTGGAACCGAACTCGGAGAAGGCGTTGCCGAACCGCGTGCCTTTCAACGCCTCACCAAAGAGCAGTTTCTGCTGTTCGGCGTCCGACACGGTGCGGATGGCGGCAATGACACCGAGATGGTTCTGAGCCACCTGGCCGATAGAAGAATCCGCCGCCGAGATGATCTCGATCACCTTGGCCAGCGTCGCGTAGGACAGTTCCGGTCCGCCGAATGCCCTGGGCACATTGATCGACCAGAGGCCGCTTTGCGAGAAGGCGTCGAGTTCGGCAACCGGCCAGATCCGCTCGCGGTCGCGCCTGGAGGAGTCCTTGGCGAATTCGGCGGCGAGTGCGTGGGCGATGGCGATCGCTTCGGCGTCATCCTTGATGATGTGGGCTGGCGCCGATGGCCTTGCAACGGGCGGCACGGCGGCGGAGGCATGGTCTGTCTTGACGGTCGAGACGGTCATTTCACTGCTCCTTCGAATTTCGTTTCAGGCGACGGCATGGAGATGGGCTGTTTTGGTAGCCGGTGACGGCTGTTGCCCGGAGGTCGATTGACCGAGATAGAAGGCGCGCACATCCTCGCGCTGGCGAAGCTCTGCAGCCGGGCCAGAGAGGACGGAGACACCGTTTTCGAGCACCGTGGCATGGTCGGCATATCTGAGCGCGACCGCGGAATTCTGCTCGGCCACCAGGATCGACAGGCCGGTCTCGCGATTGAGTTTTCTCAGCGTCTGGAAGATGTCCTGGACGATGAGCGGGGCAAGCCCCATCGACGGTTCGTCGAGGACGAGCAGGCGCGGCCGCGACATCAGCGCCCGGCCAATCGCGGTCATCTGCTGCTCGCCGCCGGAGGTCAGTCCGGACAGTGTCCGGCGCTTTTCCCTGAGGCGGGGGAAATAGCCGTAGATGCGTTCGAGGTCGACGTTGATTTCGGCGCGACGACCGCTGCGGCCGATGCCGCCGGCGACCAGGTTTTCCTCGACGGTGAGGCTCTTGAAGCAGTGGCGGCCTTCCAGCACCGGCACCAGGCCGGCGCGCACCAGATCGCCCGGCTTGCGGCGCGAGACATCCGAGCCGTCATAGCGGATGGTGCCGGCGTTGACCTGGCCGCGTACGGCCGGCAGCAGGTTCGAGACCGCCTTCAGCGTGGTGGTCTTGCCTGCACCATTGGCACCGAGCAGCGCCAGTATCTCGCCGCGCCTGATCTCGAAGCTGACGCCGTGCAGCGCCGTGATGGCGTGGTTGTAGGTCGCGTGGACCGCATTTACGGCAAGAATGACGTCATTGTCCGGCATGGGCTCTTCTTCCCTGGTCCGCGGAGCGAAAGCGGCCGGCGCCACGGAACCTGTCCGCGGCGCCGGCACTGGCTGATCAGTTGGTGGTCACGGCATTGGCATCATCGGCGGTGCGCAGCTTGATGCCCTTCTCGGCGGCATAGGCCTCGGCCGACTTCTCGATGATGGGCCGCAGCAGCGCCCAGTCCGGCGCGATCCAGTCGGAGACGACGTTCCATTTCTTGCCGTCCCACTGCTGGAAGGTCACGTAGCCCTCGCCCTCATGGTTGTCCCAGCTGACATTGATCGAGTGGAACAGATCCTTGGCGCCGAGCGCCTCGACCTTGGCCGGATCGAGCTTGAGATGTTCGAAGCCCCAGCGGACCTCGTCGCCGGTCAGCGTGCGGTGGCCGAACTTCTCCTGCGCGACGCGGATCGCCTCGACATTCAAGATGCCGTTGACGATGCCGAGATTGTGGTAGACGGAGCCGATGCGCGACTTGTCTTCCAGATTGCCCTTGCCGGCGCCGTAGACGGTCTTCACGATCTCCTGCACCACCGGGTAGCTGTTACCCGACGCTTGGGTGGTGATGGCGGTGTAGCCCTTGGCGGCGTCGCCGGCGGGTATGACATCCTCTTCCGAATTCGACCAGACATTGCCGACGATATGGTCGACGGGGTAGCCAACCTTGACCGCCGTCTTCAGCGCCACCGGGTTCATCACGCCCCAGCCGCGCAGGACGACGAAGTCCGGCTTGGCGCGGCGGATGGTCAGCCACTGCGACTGCTGCTCGTTGCCGGGATGCGGCACCTCGATCTGCTGGATGGTGAAGCCGTATTTCTGCGCCAGCAGTTCATAGATCGGGATGGTCTCCTTGCCGTAGGGCGAGCCGTGATAGAGCACGACGATCTTCTTGCCCTTCAGCTTGTCGATGCCGCCTTCCTTGGAAGCGATGTAGTTCACGATGCCCGACGTCTCGCTGTAGGGGTTGAGCAGCAGCGGGAAGACATAGGGGAAAACGCGCCCGTCGGTGGAATCGGTGCGGCCGTGGTTGACGGTGATCAGCGGCACCTTGTCGGCGGTGATACGGTCGATCATGGCATAGGCGATGCCGACCGAGAGCGGGTTCCAGGCGGCGGCACCGGCATGGCTCTTCTGCCGCTCGTAGCATTCGACGCCGCGCTCGACCTCGTACTGGGTCTCGCACTCATCCCAGGTCAGCTTGACGCCGTTGACGCCGCCGTCGCGGATGTTGATGAGGTTGAGATAGTCGATGAAGCCGCCGAAGAAACCGGTGCCGCCAGCCGCGTAAGGCCCGACGCGATAGCTCTGCAGCGGGAAATATTGTTCGTCGGCGTTTGCGGCGGGCAAAGCCACCGACGCGATCATCGCCGCGGACAGCGCCGCCGCCTTGATTGTGCTGAGAAAATTCATGGGTTGGGTACTCCCGGTATGGGCCGTCCTTGGTTCGGCCTCTGGTTCATTTCCAAATGCGATTGATTTCGAATGATGGAACTCAGCTCGTCTGCCAGGCGAACAGGAGCCGTCTTCGGAGCCTGTCCCACAGGGCCACCAACCCGTCGGGTTCAAGGATCAGAAACAGGATGATGAGCGCGCCCAGCACGATGCGCTGGCTCATGTCGAGCACGCCCGAGTCAAAGACATCGCCAAGCAGGAAGCCGCCGAGGCGCGATAAGCCAAGCGGGAAGACCACGATGAGGGCGGCGCCGAAGAACGCGCCACGGACCGATGCCAGGCCGCCGATGATGATGATGAACAGGATCTGGAACGAGCGGTCGAGATCGAAGCCGTCCGGCTCGACGGTTCTGAGATAGGCGAAGGCCCAGATGACGCCGGCGACGCCGATGATGAAGGACGAGATGGCAAAGGCCAGAAGCTTGGTCTTCAACACGGGGATGCCGATGATGCGGGCCGCGGTTTCATTGTCGCGGATGGCGATAAAGTTGCGCCCGGTCTGCGAGGAGACCAGCCGGTGAGCGAGGAAGGTCAGCACGGCGACGATGGTCAGCGCAAAGAGATAGCGGCCGACGGCGCCGTCTAGTGCGAAGCCTGAAATCGACAGCCTCGGCGCGTCGATGACGCCCGATGCCGAATTGTTGGAGAACCAGCTGAACTTGGTCAGCGCCCATTGCACGAAGAACTGCGCGGCAAGCGTCGAGACGGCCAGATAGAAGCCCTTCAGCCGCAGGCTCGGCAGGCCGAAGACGATGCCGATCGCGGCCGCGACGAGGCCGGCCAGAACAATGCTGCCGATCAACGGCAGGCCTTCGACGCGCAAGTTGAAATTGTAGGCGGCGAAGGCACCGGCCGCCATGAAGGCAGCACTGCCAAGCGACACCTGGCCGGCATAGCCGGTGAGGATGTTCAAGCCGACGCCGGCGAGGCTGAGCGCCAGGAACGGCAGCAGGATCGCTTCGAACAGGTAGCTCGAGCCGATCAGCGGCACGACGCCATAGGCGAAGGCGAGCAGGAGGACAGGCGCGAGCCATTTCGGCAGCGCCGGCGTGGACGAGAAATCGCTTGCTATCGCGGTCATCGCTCAAACCCTTTCGACGAGCTTCTGGCCGAACAGGCCGGAAGGGCGGATCAGGAGGAAGACGAGCGCGACGACGTAGGCGAACCAGCTCTCGATGCCGCCGCCGAAATAGTCGCCGATATAGACCTCGGCGAGCTTCTCGCTGGCGCCGATCAGCAGCCCTCCGACGATGGCGCCGAGGATGGAATCGAAGCCGCCGAGCACCAGCACAGGCAGCGCCTTGAGCACCACCAGCGACAGCGAGAACTGCACGCCGAGGCGGGCGCCCCAGAGCAGTCCCGCCACCAATGCGACCAGGCCGGCGGCCGCCCAGACGGTCGCCCAGATCAGCGGCAGCCGCAGACCAACAGCGAGCGCGGCGAACTGGTCATCGGCGACGGCGCGAAAGGAGAGGCCGATGCGGGTGTAGCGGAAGAACAGCGACAACAGCAGAACCATGCCGGCGGCAACCACCGCGGCGAAGATATCGAACTGGCTGATCAGCACGCCGCCGACTTCCAGCGGCACGTCCTCGATGCCGAGATCGAGGCCGTGGACCTGCGTGCCC harbors:
- a CDS encoding ABC transporter substrate-binding protein, which encodes MNFLSTIKAAALSAAMIASVALPAANADEQYFPLQSYRVGPYAAGGTGFFGGFIDYLNLINIRDGGVNGVKLTWDECETQYEVERGVECYERQKSHAGAAAWNPLSVGIAYAMIDRITADKVPLITVNHGRTDSTDGRVFPYVFPLLLNPYSETSGIVNYIASKEGGIDKLKGKKIVVLYHGSPYGKETIPIYELLAQKYGFTIQQIEVPHPGNEQQSQWLTIRRAKPDFVVLRGWGVMNPVALKTAVKVGYPVDHIVGNVWSNSEEDVIPAGDAAKGYTAITTQASGNSYPVVQEIVKTVYGAGKGNLEDKSRIGSVYHNLGIVNGILNVEAIRVAQEKFGHRTLTGDEVRWGFEHLKLDPAKVEALGAKDLFHSINVSWDNHEGEGYVTFQQWDGKKWNVVSDWIAPDWALLRPIIEKSAEAYAAEKGIKLRTADDANAVTTN
- a CDS encoding branched-chain amino acid ABC transporter permease; the encoded protein is MTAIASDFSSTPALPKWLAPVLLLAFAYGVVPLIGSSYLFEAILLPFLALSLAGVGLNILTGYAGQVSLGSAAFMAAGAFAAYNFNLRVEGLPLIGSIVLAGLVAAAIGIVFGLPSLRLKGFYLAVSTLAAQFFVQWALTKFSWFSNNSASGVIDAPRLSISGFALDGAVGRYLFALTIVAVLTFLAHRLVSSQTGRNFIAIRDNETAARIIGIPVLKTKLLAFAISSFIIGVAGVIWAFAYLRTVEPDGFDLDRSFQILFIIIIGGLASVRGAFFGAALIVVFPLGLSRLGGFLLGDVFDSGVLDMSQRIVLGALIILFLILEPDGLVALWDRLRRRLLFAWQTS
- a CDS encoding branched-chain amino acid ABC transporter permease, whose amino-acid sequence is MIADFDYQFFIEVLVGGLLSGVMYSLVAIGFVLIYKTSGVLNFAQGALLLFAALTFVSLVERGVPFALALVATFAIMVAIGVAIERTVLRPLTNKPPITLFMATLGLSYIIEGAAQLIWGTQVHGLDLGIEDVPLEVGGVLISQFDIFAAVVAAGMVLLLSLFFRYTRIGLSFRAVADDQFAALAVGLRLPLIWATVWAAAGLVALVAGLLWGARLGVQFSLSLVVLKALPVLVLGGFDSILGAIVGGLLIGASEKLAEVYIGDYFGGGIESWFAYVVALVFLLIRPSGLFGQKLVERV